A stretch of Ipomoea triloba cultivar NCNSP0323 chromosome 11, ASM357664v1 DNA encodes these proteins:
- the LOC115996031 gene encoding uncharacterized protein LOC115996031: MIEKVVVVCWAIWENRNDMVWNKQGKDPGSLVHHALLFVHAWQVAQDGFSAHNSAPMQHMHTVDWVPPQIHYLKINVDASMDFGNHCMSLGWVIRNEERVVQGVGMQKVQGLYTVREAEAMGVREVLSWIKRQGWRRVIVEADVQVVTKAVERGVNTTPFGALVYDIRTILKQLNSITLTFVPFRCNHPAHILARKSLFNPDYEPYVFFDSIPRCISGHFNLMS; the protein is encoded by the coding sequence atgattgaaaaggtggtggtggtgtgttGGGCTATTTGGGAAAATAGGAATGACATGGTGTGGAATAAACAGGGTAAGGATCCAGGGTCTTTAGTGCATCATGCTTTGCTTTTTGTTCATGCTTGGCAGGTTGCTCAGGATGGGTTTTCTGCTCATAATTCGGCTCCTATGCAGCATATGCATACGGTGGATTGGGTTCCTCCCCAAATtcattatctcaaaataaatgTTGATGCTTCTATGGACTTTGGTAATCATTGTATGAGTTTGGGGTGGGTAATTCGAAATGAGGAAAGAGTTGTGCAAGGGGTGGGTATGCAAAAGGTCCAGGGTCTATACACGGTTCGTGAAGCTGAAGCAATGGGGGTTAGGGAGGTTTTGAGTTGGATTAAAAGACAAGGGTGGCGACGAGTGATTGTTGAAGCTGATGTTCAGGTAGTGACGAAAGCTGTGGAACGAGGGGTGAACACTACTCCTTTTGGTGCACTTGTGTATGACATCCGGACTATTCTGAAGCAGCTTAATTCGATTACTCTTACTTTTGTGCCTTTTAGATGTAATCATCCTGCTCATATTTTAGCTAGAAAGTCTCTTTTCAATCCAGACTATGAGCCGTATGTGTTTTTTGATTCTATACCTCGTTGTATTTCTGGGCATTTTAACCTTATGAGTTAA